The Gadus chalcogrammus isolate NIFS_2021 chromosome 10, NIFS_Gcha_1.0, whole genome shotgun sequence genome contains a region encoding:
- the LOC130391016 gene encoding aryl-hydrocarbon-interacting protein-like 1 gives MEDTYLLDMPTVKKKILAGGTGPMPHFPSGTKVVFHFQTLLDDFERTVIDDSRLAKRPAEIFVGKMFKMEVWESLLTSMRVGEVAEFWCDAVHTGLYPIVSKGMRLIAQGKDPLDGQRHMCGLGNMFHYHSTGYPELDEIMRTPQPLIFIMELLQVGDPMSYQRESWLMEKDEKMRTVPLLHFQGNSLVKMKRYEEAASKYKEAVLLLKVVQSREMPGDIDYINLGRMVIPLELNYCQCMLELEQYYEVIEHASELLGKHKDCVKAYYKRAKAHAAVWNEKEARRDYNMVLNLDLTLAGLVHRELRELSDRMKEKYWEEKEQYWQKLDSSPRGRETRERMGGKEGRVRGGKVRAMGAGSVRVTIKRQGVAPGRRECRLPAATAARRRWTGSRC, from the exons ATGGAGGATACCTATCTTCTCGATATGCCAACCGTCAAGAAGAAGATTCTTGCTGGAGGAACGGGGCCGATGCCACATTTCCCCTCCGGCACTAAG GTGGTGTTCCACTTCCAGACGCTGCTGGATGACTTTGAGCGCACGGTGATCGACGACAGCCGCCTGGCCAAGAGGCCGGCCGAGATCTTTGTGGGCAAGATGTTCAAGATGGAGGTGTGGGAGAGTCTGCTGACGTCCATGCGGGTGGGAGAGGTGGCCGAGTTCTGGTGCGATGCGGTG CACACTGGTTTGTACCCTATAGTGTCCAAGGGGATGAGGCTGATTGCCCAGGGGAAGGACCCTCTGGACGGCCAGAGGCACATGTGTGGCTTGGGCAACATGTTCCACTACCACTCCACGGGTTACCCAGAGCTGGACGAAATCATGAGGACCCCCCAGCCGCTCATCTTCATCATGGAGCTGCTGCAG GTGGGAGACCCCATGTCCTACCAGCGTGAGTCCTGGTTGATGGAGAAGGATGAGAAGATGCGCACCGTGCCTCTGCTCCACTTCCAGGGCAACTCGCTGGTCAAGATGAAGCGCTACGAAGAGGCCGCCAGCAAGTACAAGGAGGCGGTCCTACTGCTTAAAGTCGTCCAATCAAGG GAAATGCCCGGCGACATAGACTACATCAACCTGGGCCGCATGGTCATCCCTCTAGAGCTGAACTACTGCCAGTGTatgctggagctggagcagtACTACGAAGTCATCGAACACGCCAGCGAACTGCTAGGGAAACACAAAG ACTGTGTGAAGGCCTACTACAAGAGGGCCAAGGCGCACGCGGCCGTGTGGAACGAGAAGGAGGCGCGGCGGGACTACAACATGGTGCTGAACCTGGACCTGACGCTGGCCGGGCTGGTCCACCGCGAGCTCCGGGAGCTGTCGGACCGCATGAAGGAGAAGTactgggaggagaaggagcagtaCTGGCAGAAGCTGGACAGCAGCCCCCGCGgcagggag AcgagggagaggatgggaggaaaggaggggcgTGTCAGGGGGGGGAAGGTGAGGGCCATGGGGGCGGGGTCGGTAAGGGTGACGATCAAGAGACAGGGCGTGGCACCGGGACGGAGAGAGTGCAGGTTGCCGGCGGCCACGGCCGCCCGGAGGAGATGGACTGGCAGCAGATGCTGA
- the taf7 gene encoding transcription initiation factor TFIID subunit 7 yields MESKKKTTSKIKVGKVGSKSKEDAPHELESQFVLRLPSEYASTVRRIAQSSSMNMKDRLTVELHPDGRHGIVRVDRVPLACKLVDLPCILESLKTVDKKTFYKTADVCQMLVCTLDGDLYPPLEEPTGTTDPKSKKKDKDKDKKFVCNHGITLPLKNTRKRRFRKTAKKKYIESPDVEKEVKRLLSTDAEAVSVRWELIAEDETKEPDQHCSLANLDSSPGTSVHKGHGSTAQQDELRKIFNDISSSSEEEEDEGERDEDLNIMDTEDDLVRQLQDKLDESDSAQHEADRNNQIVMEYQVQINSVKSKLQETRARKKQQEELIMKVENQALKNRFQACLNEIVQQEEREMEQLASLQEQLDSLIEK; encoded by the exons ATGGAATCAAAAAAGAAAACGACATCGAAAATTAAAG TGGGAAAAGTTGGCTCAAAGAGCAAAGAAGATGCTCCCCACGAATTGGAGAGTCAGTTTGTACTCAGGTTGCCCTCG GAATATGCCTCCACTGTCAGAAGGATTGCCCAATCAAGCAGTATGAACATGAAGGATAGACTTACGGTTGAGCTTCACC CGGATGGTCGCCATGGTATTGTGCGAGTAGATCGCGTACCGTTGGCCTGCAAGCTGGTGGATCTGCCCTGCATCCTGGAGTCTCTGAAAACTGTGGACAAGAAGACGTTTTATAAGACAGCGGATGTCTGTCAG ATGCTGGTGTGCACACTAGATGGAGACCTCTACCCGCCTCTGGAGGAGCCTACTGGAACCACCGATCCCAAGAGTAAGAAGAAGGACAAGGACAAGGACAAGAAGTTTGTCTGTAACCACGgca TCACCCTACCGCTGAAGAACACACGCAAGAGGAGATTCAGGAAGACGGCAAAGAAAAAG TATATTGAGTCTCCTGATGTGGAGAAAGAGGTGAAGAGGCTGCTGAGCACCGATGCCGAGGCGGTCAGCGTGC GATGGGAGCTGATTGCCGAGGACGAGACCAAAGAGCCCGACCAGCACTGCTCCCTGGCCAACCTGGACTCCTCGCCGGGCACCTCGGTGCACAAGGGCCACGGCTCTACCG CCCAACAGGACGAGCTGCGGAAGATCTTCAAcgacatcagcagcagcagcgaggaggaggaggacgaagggGAGCGGGACGAGGACCTGAACATCATGGACACGGAGGACGACCTGGTGCGACAGCTACAGGACAAGCTGGACGAGTCGGACTCGGCCCAGCACGAGGCCGACAGGAACAACCAGATCG TGATGGAGTACCAGGTGCAGATCAACAGCGTGAAGTCCAAGCTCCAGGAGACCCGCGCCCGCAAGAAACAGCAGGAGGAGCTCATCATGAAAGTGGAGAACCAGGCCCTCaag AACCGCTTCCAAGCTTGTTTGAACGAGATCGTCCAGCaggaagagcgagagatggaGCAG CTGGCCTCGCTTCAGGAGCAGCTGGACTCGCTCATCGAgaaatga
- the slc9a6a gene encoding sodium/hydrogen exchanger 6a: protein MGYTLTVSRARRATRTLWLLLLVSLSICICVCNASSQEDSAMENIVTEKKVEESHRQDSVDLLIFIMLLTLTILTIWLFKHRRFRFLHETGLAMIYGVLVGVVLRYAIHVPRDISAATLNCHVNASPATLLVNISGRFYEYTLNGEISPNVLDDVQDNEMLRKVTFDPEVFFNILLPPIIFHAGYSLKRRHFFLNMGSILAYAFMGTLVSCFVIGLLMYGFVTLMKHVGQLGEDFFFTDCLFFGAILSATDPVTVLAIFNELQVDVDLYALLFGESVLNDAVAVVLSSSIVAYQPQGDNSHTFEVMAVLKSLGVFLGVFSGSFALGVATGVMTALVTKFTKLRDFQLLETALFFLMSWSTFLLAEACGFTGVVAVLFCGITQAHYTYNNLSPESQIRTKQLFELLNFLAENFIFSYMGLTLFTFQNHVFNPMFIVGAFVAVFIGRACNIYPLSFLLNLGRRNKIRSNFQHMMMFAGLRGAMTFALSIRDTATYARRMMFSTTLLVVFFTVWVCGGGTTQMLSCQRIRVGVDADQDNLSVNEGSERRSTKQESAWLFRIWYTFDHNYLKPILTHSGPPLTAVMPACCAPLARCLTSPQAYENECQLQDDDSDLILTDGDISLTYGDVTISTDATGAYTTSGGPAGLPSGTANASFSEELDRELTCGDQELVMRGTRLVLPMDDSEPPFTDHHRPRI from the exons ATGGGATATACATTGACTGTCAGCAGAGCCAGGCGAGCAACAAGGACATTGTGGCTGTTGTTGCTTGTCAGTCTGTCTATATGCATCTGTGTTTGCAATGCATCATCTCAAGAGGACAGTGCCATGGAGAACATCGTAACAGAGAAGAAGGTGGAAGAAAGCCATAGGCAGGATAGTGTAGATTTGCTCATCTTCATCATGCTTCTCACCCTTACTATTTTAACTATTTGGCTATTCAAGCACCGACGATTCCGATTCTTACACGAGACAGGACTGGCGATGATCTATG gtGTACTGGTTGGTGTGGTGCTGCGCTATGCCATCCATGTTCCCCGTGACATCAGCGCTGCCACCCTGAACTGCCATGTTAATGCCAGCCCTGCCACCCTCCTTGTGAACATCAGTGGCAGATTCTACGAGTACACTCTGAACGGAGAGATCAGTCCCAACGTGTTGGATGATGTGCAGGATAACGAGATGCTGAGAAAG GTAACCTTtgacccggaagtgttcttcaACATCCTACTGCCTCCGATCATCTTCCACGCTGGCTACAGCCTCAAAAGG AGACATTTCTTTCTAAACATGGGATCCATCCTGGCCTATGCCTTCATGGGAACATTGGTTTCCTGTTTTGTCATCGG ACTCCTGATGTACGGCTTCGTGACTCTAATGAAGCATGTGGGGCAACTGGGTGAAGACTTTTTCTTCACAGACTGCCTCTTCTTCGGGGCCATCCTCTCAGCCACAGaccctg TGACTGTCCTGGCCATATTCAATGAGCTGCAGGTGGATGTGGATCTCTACGCCCTGCTGTTCGGGGAAAGTGTCCTCAACGACGCTGTGGCGGTGGTGCTGTCTTC GTCCATCGTGGCCTATCAGCCCCAGGGGGATAACAGCCACACCTTTGAAGTCATGGCCGTGCTCAAGTCGCTGGGCGTCTTCCTCGGGGTCTTCAGTGGTTCTTTTGCCCTGGGGGTGGCTACTGGCGTGATGACAGCTCTT GTGACCAAATTCACCAAGCTGAGGGACTTTCAGCTGCTGGAGACGGCTCTGTTCTTCCTCATGTCTTGGAGCACATTCCTTCTGGCAGAGGCCTGTGGCttcacag GTGTTGTAGCGGTGCTGTTTTGTGGAATTACCCAGGCCCACTACACCTACAACAACCTGTCCCCAGAGTCCCAGATCAGAACCAAACAG TTGTTTGAGCTGCTGAATTTCCTGGCAGAGAACTTCATTTTCTCCTACATGGGCCTGACGCTGTTCACCTTCCAGAACCACGTGTTCAACCCCATGTTCATCGTCGGAGCCTTC GTGGCTGTGTTCATTGGCAGGGCTTGCAACatctaccccctctccttcctcctcaaccTGGGCCGTCGCAACAAGATCCGCTCCAACTTCCAGCACATGATGATGTTTGCTG GACTGCGCGGGGCGATGACCTTCGCCCTGTCCATCAGGGACACGGCCACCTACGCTCGCCGGATGATGTTCTCCACCACGCTGCTGGTGGTCTTCTTCACCGTCTGGGTCTGCGGAGGAGGCACCACCCAGATGCTCTCCTGCCAGCGCATTCG AGTGGGGGTGGACGCCGATCAAGATAATCTG AGTGTAAATGAAGGTTCAGAGAGGAGAAGCACCAAACAGGAGAGTGCCTGGCTGTTCCGGATCTGGTACACCTTCGACCACAA ctatCTGAAGCCCATCCTGACTCACAGTGGCCCACCTCTCACCGCCGTGATGCCCGCCTGCTGTGCCCCCCTAGCCCGCTGCCTCACCAGCCCCCAGGCCTATGAG AACGAGTGCCAGCTGCAGGACGACGACTCTGACCTCATCCTGACGGACGGCGACATCAGCCTGACCTACGGCGACGTCACCATCAGCACCGACGCCACCGGCGCCTACACCACCAGCGGCGGGCCGGCTGGCCTCCCCAGCGGCACGGCCAACGCCTCCTTCAGCGAGGAGCTGGACCGCGAGCTGACGTGCGGCGACCAGGAGCTGGTGATGCGGGGCACGCGGCTGGTGCTCCCCATGGACGACTCTGAGCCCCCCTTCACAGACCACCACCGCCCGCGGATCTga